The Vibrio syngnathi DNA window TTAGCATAGACGATCATTTTTAATTAACCATCTGTTTTTATTGTAATTTTTAAATTATTGCAATTAATTTTAAAAGTTGGCACATAACATGCTTTTGTATTTGTCATAAATGATTAATACAGATCTTAAACCTTATCTAGGGTTTATCGCGTAATACACGGTCAGTGCTTATCCATATGAGAGTAAAGCTGGCCGCTTCGCAGAAATTTTGCGAACTCATAAGGAGAGCAATATGGCTATTAATGTAAGCACTAACGTATCTGCTATGACAGCACAACGATACTTGAATAAATCGTCTAATGAACTAGCGACCTCTATGGAGCGTTTGTCATCAGGCCACAAGATCAACAGTGCAAAAGATGATGCAGCTGGTCTACAAATATCAAACCGTTTAACAGCCCAGTCTCGTGGTCTTGATGTAGCGATGCGTAATGCTAATGATGGTATTTCGATTGCTCAAACTGCAGAAGGCGCGATGAACGAATCAACGAACATACTACAACGTATGCGTGATCTAGCGATTCAGTCATCAAACGGCACCAACTCTCCGGCAGAGCGTCAAGCATTAAACGAAGAGACTATGGCTCTTCAAGATGAGCTTAACCGTATCGCTGAGACAACGGCTTTCGGTGGCCGTCGCTTATTGAATGGCTCATTTGGTGAAGCTTCATTCCAGATTGGTTCAAACTCTGGTGAAGCGATGATCATGGCGCTGACGAGTATCCGAGCGGATGATTTCCGTATGGGTGGAACAACATTCGACACTGAAAACGCTAAAGATAAAAGCTGGGAAGTACCACTAGAAGCCAAAGATCTTAAGTTTGAATTCAAAACTAAAGCGGGTGAAGAGATTACTCTCGATATAAGCGCCAAAGCCGGCGACGATATCGAAGAACTAGCCACCTACATAAATGGTCAATCTGATTTGATTAATGCGTCGGTTACCGATGAAGGACGCCTGCAGGTATTTGTTGCTGAGCCAGATTTAGATGGTGAGATGAGAATCTCGGGTGGTTTAGCTTCCGAACTTGGTTTCAAAATTGATGCTCCTGAAGGCCAGGAAACCACAACTACGGCGGATGGCAAAGTTGTACCTGCTCCTGCTGTAGGTCGAACGACATTAGTTCAAGATATCGATTTGAATACTGTAGCAGGTTCACAAAACGCAATCAGTGTCATCGACTCTGCAATGCAGTACGTTGATTCACAGCGTGCTGATTTGGGTGCGAAACAAAACCGTCTAAGCCACAGTATTAATAACTTGGCAAACGTTCAAGAGAACGTAGACGCTTCAAACAGCCGAATCAAAGATACGGACTTTGCGAAAGAGACAACGCAAATGACCAAAGCTCAAATTCTGCAACAAGCTGGTACATCAATACTAGCTCAAGCAAAACAGTTGCCTAACTCTGCAATATCACTATTGCAATAGTTATTGGTGGAACTCGCTATTCGTGTTCAGACGTGAACCGCTTAGCGAGGGAAACTGGCAAGCATACTTACTATTGGGTGTTTAGCTCTCTCATCTCTCACCTGCTATCCATTTTTACGGTAAGAATGCAACGGCGCGTCGGAAATGTGTTCATTTCTCGATGATCTCCGCACAGGCTCTGACACGCCAACTAGCCCCGGTTCCTTCACAGGAAAAGGGGCTTTTTCCTTTCTACTTCTACATTTTTATTTTCTTGCCAATCTTCTATCTTTATCTTTTGAATCCTCAAAACCTCGATTTTACTCATCTGTTTCACGAAAAATAACATCACTCTTTGTATAAGAAGCATACCAATCTGCGCTCTTTGGTGACTGTTCTTTTCTCGACCTTGGGTCACTCTAATGATGCTTAGTGTGTTTTTTGAACACATTTGAATGCATTCTCAATTGAAGACTGCCACAGTTATAGAAAATGTAAGATTTTAAGTATTTGATAAAATTGATTTTAATATTTAATTTGTGGTTTTTTGAAAGTTTTTCTAAAGCTTCTGAATTTCGAGCCGTTATTAAAAGTAACTTAGAGATAACTACTTGGTTTTCCGAGACGTCGGAAACCGCTATACCGGAAAATCAATTGGAGAAATCACCATGGCAGTGAATGTAAATACCAACGTTTCAGCAATGACAGCACAACGTTACCTAAACAGTGCAAACAGCGCTCAACAAACATCAATGGAACGCCTATCTTCAGGCTCTAAAATCAACAGCGCAAAAGATGACGCTGCTGGCCTACAAATCTCGAACCGTTTGAACGTTCAGAGTCGTGGTCTTGATGTTGCTGTACGTAACGCGAACGATGGTATCTCTATCGCTCAAACGGCAGAAGGTGCGATGAATGAAACATCGAACATTCTGCAACGTATGCGTGACTTGTCTCTACAATCAACAAACGGTTCAAATACAAAAGCTGACCGTGTTGCAATCCAAGAAGAAGTAACGGCGCTTAACGATGAACTAAATCGTATCGCTGAAACTACATCTTTTGGTGGTAACAAGCTGCTTAACGGTACTCACGGTACTAAATCATTCCAAATTGGTGCGGATAATGGTGAGGCAGTAATGCTTCAACTGAAAGACATGCGTTCTGATAACGACCAAATGGGCGGTAACAGCTACCAATTTACAGAAGCTAAAGGTAAAGATTGGGGTGTGGCAGCTGGTGCGAATGACTTAACCATGTCATTAAAAGATAGCTTCGGTGACCAACGAGAAATCAACATCTCTGCTAAAGCAGGCGATGATATTGAAGAGCTAGCGACTTACATTAACGGTCAACAAGACCTAGTAAAAGCGTCAATTGATGAAGAAGGTAAACTGCAAATCTTCGCTGGTAACAACAAAGTTGATGGAGAAATTGCATTTTCTGGTGCTTTATCAGATGAACTAGGCATGACAGCAGGTGCGAAGCCTGAGGACCCAAAAACGCTAGAGGCTAAGCAAGTTACGGTTGATAGTATCGACGTAACGTCTGTTGGTGGTGCACAGGAATCTGTAGCTGTTATCGATGCGGCACTGAAATATGTAGATAGCCACCGTTCTGAGCTTGGTGCTTTCCAAAACCGTTTCGACCACGCAATTAACAACTTAGATAACATCAACGAAAACGTTAATGCATCTAAGAGCCGTATCAAAGATACCGATTTCGCGAAAGAGACGACTCAGATGACTAAATCTCAGATCCTTTCTCAAGCTTCAAGCTCGATTCTTGCTCAAGCGAAGCAAGCTCCGAACTCGGCACTTAGCCTACTAGGTTAATCGGTTGAAAGGCCACGTTAATGAAAAATGTTAACGTTTGGCTTCCACAAATTAGCTCGTGGTGAGAGATGAGCGCTAAATAAACCCAGCTTCGGCTGGGTTTTTTATTGCCTGCTATTTAGCTAGGGCGTATTTGGGAAAAGGCAGTGTTGCTGGCATAAGCGAGATTCCCTATCACGTTCGTTCCTCACTGTAGGGAATGACGGGGGGCTCCATAGCTAGTTGCTTGGACAAAGTCGGATCGAGTAAACAATTTCTCAGGTTCAAACCATTTCCAGATTCAAACAATAGTTTTCATCGTCATTCTAGAACCGAGTAGAACGAGGTATCAGGAATCTGTTTTTGATGAGGAGGTCTATTGGGTTTTTACTGACCACTGTCCACAATGACGAGTTACCTACAGTCGGTAAGAAGATATACGTCATTCCAGAACCGAGTAGAACGAGATATCAGGAATCTTTTCTTATATCAATGTTCTGATGGATATTGATACACATAGTGTTAATACCAATCGAAGTAAATAACTTACCACCCTAGCTTGTTAAAAAGCTCGATAACGGCGTTAGAGTTTTTGATTGTAGAATAACTACTTATCGAAACTTCTTATCGAGAAGAGCAGCCTTGTTCTCAAGCATTTTTCCTGCGCTATTTCTGCTCACTTACTTACTGTGATTGGTATAAATCCGGCTTTAAAAGGTGCCGTGAGATTAATCGAGCTACTTCACGTTTTTTTTTACTATTGAAAATAATACGAAAAAAAATGCATTTTTTATTAAAGCTTCTAGTTAAGGGGCCGTTAAAGGGATTGAGAGAAATGATATGTACCAATGTAAGGTGAGAGAGACACTGGTATATAAAACAAAATTACATGTGTTTTTGTGAGGTGAGAGTCACATAAGTGCATGAAAAAAATGCCTAAAGGAGATCAATTATGGCGATTAATGTAAGCACAAATGTGTCTGCAATGACGGCTCAGCGCTACCTAAATAGCGCGGCTGAAGGTACTCAAAAATCAATGGAGCGTTTGTCTTCTGGCTATAAAATTAATAGCGCAAAAGATGATGCTGCAGGCCTACAAATCTCTAACCGCTTAACGTCGCAAAGCCGTGGCCTAGATATGGCTGTAAAAAATGCGAATGATGGTATCTCTATTGCCCAGACAGCTGAAGGCGCAATGAATGAGTCAACCAATATCCTGCAACGAATGCGTGACCTTTCCCTTCAATCTTCAAACGGCTCAAACACGAAATCTGAACGTGTTGCAATCCAAGAAGAAGTCTCTGCTCTAAACAAAGAACTTAACCGTATTGCTGAAACGACCTCTTTTGGTGGTAACAAGCTTTTGAACGGAACTTTCGGTAGTCAATCTTTCCAAATTGGTGCAGATTCTGGTGAAGCAGTAATGCTGACGATGAATAATATGCGTACCGATACTGAAGCGATGGGCGGTAAGAGCTATAGCGTTGCTGAGGGGAAAGATACGTCTTGGCGCGTAGGTGAAGATTCTGTTCTAACGATGAAGTACCAAGATCAGTTTGGTGACGTTCAAGATCTGTCGATTACTGCGAAAAAAGGTAATGACATGGAAGAACTTGCCACTTACCTAAACGGTCAAAGCCCAGACATTCAAGCTTCGGTAGGTGAAGGCGGTAAATTGCAACTCTTCGCTTCAAGCCAAAAAGTTGATGGTAATGTAGAGTTTGGCGGCTCTCTTGCTGAAGAGCTAGGTCTTGGCTCTGGTAAAGATGCAGAAGGTAAAGAGATTCCTGGCAGCAGTAAGGCTATTGTAACGGATGTTACTGTTAACGACATTGATGTAACTTCTGTTGCAGGTTCAAACAATGCTGTCTCTATTATTGACGGGGCCTTAAAGGCAGTCGACAGTAACCGTGCTTCTCTTGGTGCATTCCAAAACCGTTTTGACCACGCAATCAGCAACTTAGAAAATATTAACGAAAATGTTAATGCGTCTAAGAGCCGAATCAAAGATACTGATTACGCAAAAGAAACAACGGCAATGACGAAGTCTCAAATCTTACAACAAGCGAGTACTTCTATTTTAGCTCAAGCAAAACAATCACCATCAGCAGCTCTAAGCTTATTGGGCTAAACTTACTTCAGTAAGTAACGGTAAACTCTACTTTGAGTAGGGTTTTACTGTTAGGCTCATAAAGGTGGGAGGGAGAGTGTTATGGAAATATTATCTAACGCACCGAACATCCAGCCTTATGGCTCACCTAATGGCATTAAATTTGCAAGCGATAAAGGTAGTAGTGCGTCGAGTACTTTACAACTGAAAGAAGCAACATCTTATGACAAGGTAGATAAATCGAAAGAGATGGCTACCGAAGCGGCGATTCAATTAGCTCAACATAGACAAGAGCTAAATGATGCGGAGCGAGTCAAAATGGTGGAGAAGGTAAATGAATTTATATCTTCTCTCAACAAAGGTGTTGCTTTTAAGGTTGATGAAGAGACCGGGAGAGATGTGGTTACCATTTATGAGACCACAACGGGCGATATTATTCGCCAAATTCCCGATGAAGAAATGCTCGAAATTCTAAGGCGCCTAGCAGCCCAAACCTCGAATAGTGGAATATTGGAGGCTAAGGTTTAAGTCGTATTATTGAGGTGGTTTAATGAGTTTTGGCCCAATGGGGATTTCGTCTGGCATGGATATCAATTCCATGGTCAGCAAAATTGTTGATTCGGAGCGTGTGCCTAAACAGCAACAAATCAACAATGAACGAACGCGAATCGATACCAGCATTAGTGCCTATGGAAGACTCAGAGAGTCCCTTGATTCGATGAAGAACCTGATGACAAGCTTTCGCCAGGACAAAGCTTTTGCTGTGCGAACAGTAGAAAGTTCTGATGAGGGGCTTGTTTCTGCAACCGCGACTACCGAAGCTATCGCTGGCAAATATGCCATCGATGTGTTGCAGCTTGCCCAGAGCCATAAAGTGGCTTCTGATGTACTGTCAGAGGACATGAGATTTGGCCCTGGTAAGCTGCAGGTTTCGCTTGGTAAAGAGAGCTTCGAGACACAAGTTAGTGCTAACTCAAAACTGCGTGATGTTGTTAGAAGTATTAACAGTGCCGGAGATAATCCGGGTGTCCGAGCTTCTATCATTAATGATAAAGAAGGACCTCGATTAGTCCTCGCTTCAAATATGTCTGGTGAAGACAATCAAATAAAACTCCACGTTGACTCTGAAGATAACAACCCTCTAAAAAAATTAGAATATAAAACCCTATCAGAAAGACTGAAAGCCTTAGAAGATGCTCGCTCAGTAGCGCAAGGCGTCTTAGCTGATGCCCCTCCCAAATTGGATGCCGACGGTAACCCTATTCCTGACGGTTTCGCTGTTCCGTTGCGAGACGTTAACGGGAATACTGTATTTGATGTAAACGGTAATC harbors:
- a CDS encoding flagellin, whose amino-acid sequence is MAVNVNTNVSAMTAQRYLNSANSAQQTSMERLSSGSKINSAKDDAAGLQISNRLNVQSRGLDVAVRNANDGISIAQTAEGAMNETSNILQRMRDLSLQSTNGSNTKADRVAIQEEVTALNDELNRIAETTSFGGNKLLNGTHGTKSFQIGADNGEAVMLQLKDMRSDNDQMGGNSYQFTEAKGKDWGVAAGANDLTMSLKDSFGDQREINISAKAGDDIEELATYINGQQDLVKASIDEEGKLQIFAGNNKVDGEIAFSGALSDELGMTAGAKPEDPKTLEAKQVTVDSIDVTSVGGAQESVAVIDAALKYVDSHRSELGAFQNRFDHAINNLDNINENVNASKSRIKDTDFAKETTQMTKSQILSQASSSILAQAKQAPNSALSLLG
- a CDS encoding flagellin — translated: MAINVSTNVSAMTAQRYLNKSSNELATSMERLSSGHKINSAKDDAAGLQISNRLTAQSRGLDVAMRNANDGISIAQTAEGAMNESTNILQRMRDLAIQSSNGTNSPAERQALNEETMALQDELNRIAETTAFGGRRLLNGSFGEASFQIGSNSGEAMIMALTSIRADDFRMGGTTFDTENAKDKSWEVPLEAKDLKFEFKTKAGEEITLDISAKAGDDIEELATYINGQSDLINASVTDEGRLQVFVAEPDLDGEMRISGGLASELGFKIDAPEGQETTTTADGKVVPAPAVGRTTLVQDIDLNTVAGSQNAISVIDSAMQYVDSQRADLGAKQNRLSHSINNLANVQENVDASNSRIKDTDFAKETTQMTKAQILQQAGTSILAQAKQLPNSAISLLQ
- the flaG gene encoding flagellar protein FlaG, with translation MEILSNAPNIQPYGSPNGIKFASDKGSSASSTLQLKEATSYDKVDKSKEMATEAAIQLAQHRQELNDAERVKMVEKVNEFISSLNKGVAFKVDEETGRDVVTIYETTTGDIIRQIPDEEMLEILRRLAAQTSNSGILEAKV
- a CDS encoding flagellin, producing the protein MAINVSTNVSAMTAQRYLNSAAEGTQKSMERLSSGYKINSAKDDAAGLQISNRLTSQSRGLDMAVKNANDGISIAQTAEGAMNESTNILQRMRDLSLQSSNGSNTKSERVAIQEEVSALNKELNRIAETTSFGGNKLLNGTFGSQSFQIGADSGEAVMLTMNNMRTDTEAMGGKSYSVAEGKDTSWRVGEDSVLTMKYQDQFGDVQDLSITAKKGNDMEELATYLNGQSPDIQASVGEGGKLQLFASSQKVDGNVEFGGSLAEELGLGSGKDAEGKEIPGSSKAIVTDVTVNDIDVTSVAGSNNAVSIIDGALKAVDSNRASLGAFQNRFDHAISNLENINENVNASKSRIKDTDYAKETTAMTKSQILQQASTSILAQAKQSPSAALSLLG